In Penaeus monodon isolate SGIC_2016 chromosome 43, NSTDA_Pmon_1, whole genome shotgun sequence, one DNA window encodes the following:
- the LOC119568054 gene encoding uncharacterized protein LOC119568054, protein MNSIKTVIACCLLVAVSAGVDRSRSGRGSNRFLPGGLGGVHGGGLFGGGGGFHGGSGIIGAGISNGPSQCRYWCKTPEGQAYCCETVHEPETPVGTKPLDCPQIRPTCPRFHGPPSTCSNDYKCAGLDKCCFDRCLGEHVCKPPSFFNNHLPF, encoded by the exons ATGAAT AGCATCAAAACCGTGATTGCGTGTTGCCTTCTGGTGGCCGTTTCCGCCGGTGTAGACCGAAGTAGAAGTGGACGAGGATCCAACAGATTCCTTCCTGGAGGTTTAGGTGGCGTCCACGGAGGCGGTCTctttggcggcggcggcggtttcCACGGTGGTAGTGGGATTATCGGAGCTGGAATCTCCAATGGCCCAAGCCAATGCAGGTATTGGTGCAAGACTCCAGAAGGTCAAGCCTACTGCTGCGAGACGGTGCACGAACCAGAGACACCTGTTGGTACCAAGCCACTAGATTGCCCACAAATCCGTCCCACATGCCCACGTTTCCATGGGCCCCCCAGTACCTGTTCCAACGACTACAAGTGTGCTGGCCTCGATAAGTGTTGCTTCGACAGGTGTTTGGGAGAACACGTATGCAAACCTCCctcatttttcaataatcatCTCCCTTTTTAA